The Ramlibacter pinisoli genome segment CGGATGCCAGCGCCCTGTCGTCGACCCTGGTGCCGTCCCTGACGAAGGTGTACGACCGCGGTTTCGCCACCGCCATCGTGGCGGCGGCCGCCAACCTCGGGCCCATCATCCCCCCCAGCGGCGCGATGATCGTCTACGCCTTCATGGCCGGCTCGTCGGTATCGGTCGGCGGCATGTTCATGGCCGGCGTGGTGCCGGGGCTGGTCATCACGATCGGCTTCATCGCCCTGTGCTCCTGGATCGCCGGCCGCCGCGGCTGGGCCGTCACCGGCGAGCCGTTCCGGCTGGCAGCCGTGGTGGCCGAGCTGAAGCGTTCGCTGATCGTGCTGGCGATGCCGGTGGTCGTCATCGGCGGCATCGTCGGCGGCGCGTTCACGGCCACCGAAGGCTCGGCGATCGCCGTCATCTACGCGGCCCTGCTGGGCTTCTTCGTCACGCGCACGCTGCGCGTGGCCGACCTGCCCGGCATCGCGGTGCGGGCCGCCATCACCACCGCCATGGTCGGCGCGTTGATCGCGTTCGCGTCGGTCATCACCTACCTCATGACGGTGGACCTGCTGCCGCAGAAGCTGTCGGTGCTGCTGCGCGGCTTCACCGACAGCCCTCTCGCCTACATGGCGCTGGTGGCGGTGCTGCTGTTCGTCGTCGGCATGTTCCTCGAATCGAACGCTGCCTACATCATGCTGGTGCCGCTGCTGCACCCGATCGCCATCCAGTACGGCATCGATCCGCTGCACTTCGGCTTCCTGTTCGTGCTCAACCTGGTGATCGGCATGCTCACCCCGCCGGTCGGCGTGGTGCTGTTCGTGGTCTGCGGCATCACCGGCGTGCGAATGCGCGAGCTGGTGGCCAACCTGTGGCCCTTCATCGTCCTGATGTACGGCGTGCTGGTGGCCTGCATGCTGTTCCCGCCCCTGGTGACCGCGCTGCCGCGCGCGCTGGGCTACTGAGTCAACGAAGCAACCAAAGTCGGAGAAACCATGATCTGCCCCACCCACCGGCCGGAGCTCCGGCCATGAAGACGCTGC includes the following:
- a CDS encoding TRAP transporter large permease, whose translation is MSLAVVLGFMALAMLGLPIAFSMGVAALGALWATGVDFSMVPTRMMHAVNSFPLMSIPFFMLAGELMIKAGIVERLIALANTMVGRVRGGLAHVTMLAGAGLATVSGAAVSDASALSSTLVPSLTKVYDRGFATAIVAAAANLGPIIPPSGAMIVYAFMAGSSVSVGGMFMAGVVPGLVITIGFIALCSWIAGRRGWAVTGEPFRLAAVVAELKRSLIVLAMPVVVIGGIVGGAFTATEGSAIAVIYAALLGFFVTRTLRVADLPGIAVRAAITTAMVGALIAFASVITYLMTVDLLPQKLSVLLRGFTDSPLAYMALVAVLLFVVGMFLESNAAYIMLVPLLHPIAIQYGIDPLHFGFLFVLNLVIGMLTPPVGVVLFVVCGITGVRMRELVANLWPFIVLMYGVLVACMLFPPLVTALPRALGY